A genomic segment from Triticum dicoccoides isolate Atlit2015 ecotype Zavitan chromosome 1A, WEW_v2.0, whole genome shotgun sequence encodes:
- the LOC119362925 gene encoding transcription termination factor MTEF18, mitochondrial-like: protein MGWAWAALRSGVPRWCAQNPSCSSSWVGSIRLIIRSQPYSITPSPSHGGEEDGDPDEVRQEMLNRWMFRAAQTTFRDYLHATRGLCFTDAKHISERSPVFLGELLDEVKVNKAVTKAADQGEDEARLRSKVKKRVSRALVRLFHRRPVNEFRPFFESIGLRPSECDYLLPQDLTFLADAEMLLESYHALCSYGIARRKIGRIYWNATEVFSLGQGVLASKLEALEGLGFSKASVIKLVISTPTVLVHDPAVELKTFLLWLDDIGIQRDWIGQFLSERVSYNWPKMVQALQSLSDLEFTKDDIGKVVRKNPHLLLEQSGGELHSTVDTMQMVGSGKRELLDLFLNHPNVDSVDVGWNISKGSCFLHDIGISYCDVKKILDSHGWMFGAAPMKATSTILAQLNVGKARLRKIIMEEPCQSMNYMIGSKVSRLPRCKPEPCVKEKREFLRRIGFVEGSEDMEKALKAIRGKGTKLQDRYNKLVEKGLDPKHVAHMVKVAPRILNQKTDALAYKISFLVHVAGYPLSALPAFPRYLEFTVHKSKLKMLMYSWLLERGLAAPQLTLSTVLASSETEFIKAHHVYKVPMGREVWSKLKREGGSFGQEEIRWLRHRCNLDDSRIECMS from the coding sequence ATGGGGTGGGCATGGGCAGCCCTCCGGTCCGGAGTTCCAAGGTGGTGTGCCCAAAATCCATCGTGCTCGTCCAGCTGGGTTGGCTCGATCCGCCTCATCATTCGGTCGCAGCCCTATTCGATCACTCCCAGTCCCAGCCACGGCGGGGAGGAGGATGGGGATCCAGACGAGGTCAGGCAAGAGATGCTGAACAGATGGATGTTCCGCGCCGCACAGACAACTTTCAGGGACTACCTCCATGCCACGCGCGGCTTGTGCTTCACTGACGCCAAGCATATCAGCGAGCGCTCGCCTGTCTTCCTCGGCGAGCTGCTGGATGAGGTGAAGGTGAACAAGGCGGTGACGAAGGCTGCCGATCAGGGTGAAGACGAGGCGAGGCTGAGGTCAAAAGTGAAGAAGAGGGTCAGCAGGGCGCTGGTGCGATTGTTCCACCGCCGCCCTGtcaacgagttcaggcccttctttgaGAGCATTGGCCTCAGGCCAAGCGAGTGCGATTACCTCTTGCCGCAGGACCTCACATTCCTCGCGGATGCCGAGATGCTGCTCGAGAGCTACCATGCACTATGCAGTTACGGCATCGCACGCCGCAAGATTGGAAGGATATACTGGAATGCTACCGAGGTGTTTAGTCTTGGCCAGGGCGTTCTTGCATCTAAGCTCGAGGCCCTTGAGGGTCTAGGCTTCAGTAAGGCCAGTGTGATCAAACTAGTGATCTCTACTCCGACCGTGTTGGTTCATGACCCGGCCGTGGAACTGAAGACGTTCTTGCTGTGGCTGGACGACATTGGGATTCAGCGAGACTGGATCGGCCAGTTCTTATCTGAAAGGGTGTCCTATAATTGGCCAAAAATGGTACAAGCCCTTCAGTCCTTGAGCGATCTGGAGTTCACCAAGGATGACATTGGTAAAGTGGTGAGGAAAAATCCACATTTGTTGTTGGAACAGTCTGGTGGGGAGCTACACTCCACAGTTGACACCATGCAAATGGTCGGATCTGGAAAAAGGGAGCTACTTGATCTTTTTCTGAACCACCCCAATGTTGACAGCGTGGATGTCGGTTGGAACATATCGAAGGGATCATGTTTCTTACATGACATTGGCATAAGCTATTGTGATGTGAAGAAGATTTTGGATTCTCACGGATGGATGTTCGGTGCTGCCCCCATGAAAGCCACGAGCACCATTCTTGCGCAACTCAATGTGGGCAAGGCGCGGCTGCGAAAGATCATAATGGAGGAACCATGTCAGTCGATGAATTATATGATTGGCTCGAAGGTCAGCAGACTGCCGAGATGTAAACCTGAACCCTGTGTCAAGGAGAAGAGAGAATTCTTAAGACGCATAGGATTTGTCGAAGGCTCGGAAGATATGGAGAAGGCACTCAAAGCTATCCGTGGAAAAGGCACAAAACTGCAAGATCGGTACAACAAACTAGTGGAGAAAGGGTTAGACCCAAAACATGTAGCCCACATGGTGAAGGTTGCTCCTCGGATTCTGAATCAGAAGACGGACGCCCTTGCTTATAAGATATCCTTCCTTGTGCATGTGGCGGGTTATCCCCTGAGTGCTCTCCCTGCGTTCCCACGGTACCTAGAGTTCACTGTGCACAAAAGCAAACTTAAGATGCTGATGTACAGTTGGCTGCTAGAAAGGGGGCTGGCTGCACCCCAACTTACTCTAAGCACGGTCCTAGCTTCCTCGGAAACAGAATTCATCAAGGCTCACCATGTATATAAGGTTCCCATGGGTCGTGAGGTTTGGTCGAAGCTCAAGCGGGAGGGAGGTAGCTTCGGCCAAGAGGAGATCAGATGGCTGCGACACAGGTGCAACTTGGACGATAGTCGAATCGAATGCATGAGTTGa